From the Solea solea chromosome 7, fSolSol10.1, whole genome shotgun sequence genome, the window TACCTCAGCATATGAATTGTTCTTCTTTAATTAGCTCAGAATTAGATATTATATTTAGATCTAACATTTTCTTTAATTCATACATACTCCAGAGAACTAAGTAAACTTCCCTGGGTagggctcgaaccaccaacctttcagttaaacatgaacatgaagtcTGTGAGGAGAAACATAATTAGGTGTTCTCCAGGAGTCCACATGGTGGTGCTGTTTATATGCAATATTTGTGTGTGCTGGAGGACACTAATGAGCGTCTTTTGGCGTATTTCCAtcagctctactcgcctcgcttCGGCATGACAcgacacataacacacacaaacaggcttGAAGACAAATTACTGCCCTCTATGTCCTTAAGTCATGTCTCTGTGGTACAATCTGGTTAACGTGTTTGCCTTTCGAACCAAAGGGTTGGTGGTTTGAGCCCACCCAGGGATCGTCATGTGATTTCTTTTCTCATGAGGacctgagtttgagacccctctTTGCGCTCCTtacacaactaaatgcctaaacccagttctaaccctaaaaccaggtcttaaccctggaaAAATCCTTTAGAAAATGTGAGGACCAGTTGTTTATATTGACATTTAGAGTCTCTGATAGAGAAAACCATGTGATCGTCACGGCTCCAACCACCAACCGTTCTGTTAAAAGACGATTGTGCCACAGAgacaggtccccacaacatcagtTAAacctgaaatacacacacacacaacattacaaCTAAATGTCTCGCCCCAATCCTTAACCCAAACCTAActctgaccctaaaaccaggtcttaacccccaaaaaagccctttacaaGAACACACAAGCTGGAAGACAGAaatgtctgtcctctgtgtctgcatgtcgtgtctctgtggcgcaatctggttagcgcgtttggctgttaaccgaaaggttggtggttcgagcccacccagggacggtcATGTGATTTTCTCTGTCATGAGGCGTTATTAAAAACAGAAGTATGAGGTAAATTGACTCTTGGATgaagataaaacattttcactttaacTCACGATAAGTACAGTTAACCCACAAATTCACTGGATCAATGTTTACACTCTTCATCCGCTGATCATCATCAATAATCCTctcatctgtgtctctgtgacctcAACGACCCTCATTCACTCCTtaactcaggtgaaactaaacaacctgaaactgtgtCAGAGAGAAAAACCACCTCCTTTGTTTCACTCCCTGAACTGGTTTTCAGTCTCCAGAGGTTAAATAACACATCACAATTCTGAGAAGAAACCAGAAATTACTGTTTGAGATTAAATCCAGAACTAggagattaaaacattttgagaacTAAACATTCTGATTTTAAAGTCAGAACTAGGAGATGAAATCTTGAACTAGGAGGTAAAAGAATTCACTCAAAATTCTCAGATTTTAATCAGAATTAGGAGATTAAAGAATATATGACGTTctgcaacaaataaaacaaagacaaaattatACTAAAATTACTTTATTACAGCTGATTTCTGTTCAATATCCCTCTGCCAACACAACAGTAAAtataatacaaacaataatAGTACATTTGAtcctatttttttattgttttgtgaatctttttttttacacaacttAAATCCacttttagtatttttttcacCACCTCTTTATAATCTGTCTGTCAACAACAAGCTCCGCcccttttatacattttaatacagGTTAATGAGTCgcagtggttgtgtgtgtgtgtgtgccaaagaagaagaatactgacaccatcatcatcattgtcgtCTGCCATTCACCACGTCGTCTTCTTCCtgcttctgtttcctgtgttttttccGCCcgatgagaaaataaaagcatggaGACGACGCAGTGCTTCTCCAGACTTGGCAGCTCAGCTATGGCACAGTGTTTGACCATTTCAACAACAACGGGAcgccatttattcattttttttcttttctttttgctgattcagtttcagtcagtaggataaaaaaaaaaatgacatcaaagtttaagcaaaataaaaaaaataaaaaatccaggTTTGGCGGAGAGAGCGAGcacaaaattgaacaaaaaaaaacgtgtgcatacaacttttattttggcgAGTTATGTTGGCCggacgttaaaaaaaaaaaattctgacttGTAACTTCCGATAATGATACGAACCTTTCCCGCTTTTATCAAATATCAATGTAACCTGCTGTGATACAGTAACTTAAAACGTCATGATATAATGTATATACTCTataggacagacagacacacacacggacagaaATCCCACCCATTCATTTATAATGGAGACCCCAGCATTTACGAACTATGTCCTGAAATGTGACGCAGATTGTCATTTCATGTGGCGCTTCCACAGAAATgggaatttttatttattttttgtaaaactaaacaaaaagtcagagattaaaaaaattctGAGTGAAAAAAACCTTTGTCCTCAGAATTTGAAATTTCTGaaattttatttttccccccataaatctgttttaaaacctcagattttttttaaagcctgattTCAGAGATTAAAGgcagaattctgagagaaaaagaacaaacaaacttggAATTCaggctttaatctcagagttctgaGTAAAAACAAGGTCAGAGATTTAAGATTTATCACTTTTTCTCTCAGTCTTCTGCCTTTAATCTCtaaaatatggagaaaaaaaaaacaactcagatttcagagattaaagtcagaactctgagattaaatgaacaaataaaaaaaccttaATTTTTGAGATTAAACTagaattctgagagaaaaaaaggtcagtattctgtcttttttttttcaaataaaaaattttGTTTCCAGAAATAATTCACAGGTCGCTCTAATCCTCTGGTGAGAAACagccttaaagggatagtttggggATTTCTGAAGCAGGAGCGAGTGAGTGAGGTACTTGTGCAGTCAGTCGACAGCCAGATTAAAgccagattaaagtcagaagcGGGAGAACCTGAACCAGATTTGCACAGCAAACATGTCAAAGGCCAAACTAAGGAAATTAAGAACAATGTTAAGATTTGCTGTAGTTTATGATTCGGtcaggcagccattttgtttggTGCTAGATTTTCTATGTGGATAATTGCAAAataccctgaactatccctttaaaaacattttttcctcAAATGACGTTTTCATCTACCAGAGAAGGTGACATTACAACGATCAATTTTCAGTTTACAGTGATCAAAGGAATAAACCTAAGTGCTTGTTGCCTTTTTCCCTGCGCGACTCCATTTTACTTTCAGCTGCTGTGATGACGtcatcatgttttcactcataATCTGCTCAGACACAACTTTTAAAACTCCATTTTaacctgttgtgtgtgttttgttttttttaaactttgccgcagtcttattttaaaacagtgttttatttttttcatggtGCCCCGCCTGCTGCATGGTCATGATGGTTACCATGTATGGAGGTATTTTAGTGCccagctgtttttttaattcacatatGATTGGTTGTCAAACTCTTCGACACCGCCCACATCTTTGAGtatttaatgtacattttaaaactgGAACCCAGAAAGCCATGTTTTAGGGCAGAGCTAATGGACATTCtcataaataaactaaacatgGACTTGTGTGCGCTCAACAACGTGGCACTAAAACACCTCCATATGCTTACTCCTCGCCTGCACAGACTGTCTGACTCTTGTCTCTTTAACACTAATAAAACTGTGGCTTAAATATTTCAAGAAAGTCTGCGTTTTGTCTTCAAAAAGAGACGACAAAACGGTAGCAGCtcgttctcacacacacatttaaaaacacagcaaaagtcGCAGAGAGAAGTGGCATAAACACAAAATGGCTcctcagaaaaaaataaacgacCGGTGTGCCAAATTATTTGTTTGAACACATACTTAAAGCTGTCTAAAGTGCTTTAATGAAAGGCAgcgggtttaaaaaaaaaaacaaaaaaaaaaaactaaaaggcACTAATAAAAATCAACAAGGTCATGAGTCGGACAATGAGACTAATAATTCGCGATGAACCAATACgataagataaaaatgtaaaatcctatACTGTATATCGCATGTTTCACCATTTACAGACTATAAAAAacgtaaataaaaataatctgcattagcattttagccgagtcatgttaaACGGGCTGTTTCtcaattgtgattttttttaaaaattgctttaaaattagCGAGCACAAATGCGTCGTCAgcagcttcatagtttaaaaaaaggggtttgttgagtttgtgatatctttACTCCCGACTTAAACTCCACTGCTTTAACAacagatcaaatcaaactaaacacacacacgtacgaaCACACGGTAAAATACAAATATCCGACTTTGATGACTTTGTTAAAAGGCACTGCAGTAGTAAAGCGTACGCCTcctcaaagtgttttttttagggaAACCAGGTGAAATAAAACTGCAGGATTAAAAGAAATGACCATGACAGCAGGCTGGATTCACAACagcagaaacaaataaaatcatgttttcGTATGTTTTTAAACTACCGCAGGAGAACAGGCCGgtgtttaaactgtgattgtgtgactttgtgtgcaaaatgagagaaagaaagagctgtaaattaaaagaaaataacgGGAGCTTTTATCATTGCGCGTGTTCACACTTGCGTACACGGGCCGTCACTTTTCGTCACAaaatccagcagagggcgcaggTGAGTTCACCTAGCACATCATATACGAGGGCGTCAGCTGCAGCTGCGACAGCGACACAAACATCCGCCGACGCAGGTCGTTATACATTTGATcgcatttctttgtttttttgggggaaaaaaagtgacagccgtCCGACGtcagggtctgtgtgtgtgtgtgtgtgtgtgtgtgtgtagcgatAAACTGCTGTGAGGACGGGCTGTGCCTTGTTATTTTTCCTCCAGCCCGTTTGACCTGAGCaacattaatttatttaacCGCACGTTTATCCACATCTGTACACGGgcgagacggagagagagaatccccgagcggcggcggcagcagcagagcaaacGCCTCTCTGTTCTGCCATGTTTTCACGGACTCTTCCACTCCACGGCTGACAGGTGGGTTTATGTGTAGGAGAGGTGTGAGCCGTTAGAAATCTGAGAGGTAACACTGGTGCTCCTGCTCATGCCCTGCTCGCCGCGTCCTCCCGACGGTGTCCGCCCCATCGCCTGGGGGCTGTTCTGAacgccaccgctgctgctgacGCTGCTGCGGGACATGGGGTGACCCCACGGCGGCGGCCCCCCGCTTCCCTGCACGCTTGGCCCCCAGCTCTGCTGCATAGATGCCCCTCCAGGACTGGAGTGATAGTGGAGGTGGTGGCTGGAGCCGGAGCCACTCCCGCTGCCACTCCAGTGTGAACCCTGCGAGCTTCCAGGTGAGGcgtgttggtggtggtgatggtgttgatgatggtgatgactcCAACTCCCAGAACCCCCCGGGAAGCTGTGGCTGAGGGCCTCGGGGGACATGTTTGATAGCACCATGTTGCTGAAGCCCAGTCGCATGCTCTCCGAGTCGAACGCCTCGACTTCCCGAGCCTGGCGTTCCAGAAGACTCCGGATTCTTTCCAAGCGCTCGTTCTGCAGTGACATCATCTCCTCCTCAATCTGTGGAGGAAAAATTAAAtcaatgacattttcaaatataGGATCCTTTtttaaagggtaactaaaccCGTTCTTCTGGACCAACTACAAAAGAACAACGCCAAGAAGATGGCAGTAAATAATGGCGTGTAACCCTCTTCATGCACTTCTTGTACATGCTCAGAAGACGACaccagagcttatgctagcttgctaaatccaacaAGACAGTCGTTATGATGTTGTGGCAGGaaaaaggtgccaacaacaggtgttggttgTAAACAAAAGACGGCTTTTGGGGAAAGCTACAGCCGAGGAAAAGGCTGACAGAGAGAACATCAGTGCTGTGTTCGAACGGTGGCGACAGACAGGactgcaaagtgatgccatggtggTGCTGTTTCTCCTGGACAGGTAAGTTCACTCtatgcatttattgtttttcatcacCACGTTGTCAATTGAACAAGTCTCCAAAAAACTGCACAGTATCTGTAACTTTCTGTACTTTTCGGTGACGTTGTCAGTGCTCGTGAACCTGTGTTCGTTgtgcgttcctgtgctctggaggcgtggcTTATGGCGCATTCCCAccgcctcgcctcagcacggttaagttgcgatTCCACTAGCagagtacctggtaccaggtactttttttagtacctgctctggcgaggttccaaatgAGTCAAGTAGGCACTATGCGTGacatcgtcagactgccggccactgaatggtcagagtgtcgtcacaagAATCAAGGCGAACaacgccgaactgtagatcagttaaaaagacttaaaaatcctaaaaaacgtgggttcaactccaacatttaccagggaaacaaacagaggagtctggagcAGTGAACAGCAGTGCAGTGACTGtatcagacagagtctgtgctccgaggaagtactgaacacattttttgttttaatgaacatgattcagttacactgaaaacaactgctttacatgtCACCAGtcactcgtctgtgtgtgtgtgtgtgtgtgtgtcacgacTCGTGTGTTAAAATGAAGTCACCGCAGTCTCATGTAGCCGTATTTTTgcagtggaaaaccaacctaaactgtgccgtgccgaggcgaggcgaggcaagcTGGGACCATTAGAAAAGGGGCTTGGACTTCTGAATCTAATGTAGCCTGCTCcaacagtttttccaggatcaccaaccctacctttaatgacctaatcatttatatataattcatttctttcttaGAGATTTTCTGCATGATTGTGGCTGTAGATCAGCGAGAGGTGATAATTAGGTTAACACAATAATATCAACGTGAAATCAGAGTATCGGCAAATAGATATCAGTAAAAACACCAAAGCCCTATCCACACGGAAACTTAAACTTTCTCATTGTCGTTTTGAAGAAGTTTCACGTGTGCCAGGCCTCGATGATTACAGATGGTAAAGTGTAAATGTAGTTTCTTGTagttttctctccttctctcagcAGGCTTCTACACTTTCAGAGTTCACCTGGTTGTTATGTCAGGGCGAGGTCACACCACATGtcccaaaaaaaaccctgcgaGTGGGGTTTATTTAGGGATTTAGAACTAAGACCACCTTCtctaaaaaaaaggtcactgtgTGGTTGTTTTGGTCTGCGTCCAGATTCTATTTCTGTGTCTACATCTGTGCACATGATTCCCACTGAGGTAAGAAAACAAACCAGATTGCAGCAGGAGAACAAATACTGTTCAATaattagcacacacacatattttaatgttttttttaaccaaattaGACTATATGCTGGGTCATTGCAAACAGGTCACGTAAAACCACAATAACTGAGAAGACTGAGGTTTCTTTCTATCATCATGTGAGTAAAGAGTGAGTAAATGGACCTTCTGTTCCAGCAGGGCTCTCCTCAGCGACACCCTCTGCTCCAGGTCCTTCTTCTCGCGTTCGTGCTGGGCGTCCGTCTGCATCTTGATCTTGCTCTGGTAGGCGTTGAGCAACTccagctcctgctgcagctgcattcTCAGAGACTGACACTGAGCCTCCTGAGTCTCGTCCAGACGGAGCTGCAGACGGCgacacagtcaaaaaaaaacatcttcagtgTCTTTCTTGACAATTTTAAGGCGGCTACATCCAAACTTCTACATTCCAGATTTAAAGTACCAATATTAATACTGTACTTTActataaaacaataacactgaAAGGTAAGAGCAAGGAATTATGTTCCTTAAAGTAAGTGCAAATAAAGCTTTCAATGAGTTTGAGATTTGTTCCGTGCTCGTGCAAAGTGTTAAAACTTACCGCAAAAAATGATTTCGTTTTTAGTAGTTAATCATATATAATGAATACATATTGTCATGTTCTTTCATTTACATAGTTAATCTtagacaataaaatacacatttttatattacattttgttttagtgACAAGGTTTAGGGCTAGATAGAagtaataaaacatatttttaaagtagaatacacttttaaagtttatttttagtgTGTTGTGATTTTACAACTGTCGTAATACATTAGCGATAACAGGTTGATGTGGATAAAGATttgtatttaaatttgaaaaaatctCTTCCAGATTTTCCTAAATCGGTGAAAAggtgttttcaaattaaaaatgatcgAGCAGCGTTTTCAAACTCTTGTTTTTGTGGCTTTAAAATCCTGTGTCAGAAGCAGAGTTGTCTTGGACATGCAGTGCAGTGACTTACCGCCTGAGTGGAGAGCATCTCGTTGATGGAGTGGTCGTACTGCTCAGCCAGGATGGCCAGTTTACGATGCTGCTCCTGCTTCAGACGCTTGAGGACGGCCTTGTGCTCGGACTTTGGCGTTGTCTCCAGCAGGTGGTTCCTCAGTGCTTTGTACTGTCGGGTCTGGATCTTACATGTGTCCTGGAACTGCTTCTTGATCTGTAGCTCTTTGGACTGCAGTGCACAGAAAACGCTGGATTtagttgtgtatttatttttctctgtatttCATAGTAAAAAAAGgacctgtgttttctgtgttaagACGGTAACAATCACATACAAACGGCCAAACCAGAGGTtgactaaaatgtgtttttctttccagtgACAGTCTTTAGATTATCAGATggccaaaatatgacatttttaggccAATTTGTTTGACTAAATTTCTTATTTTCCTCCatttgatataatataataataattaacaaacaaaactttCTCCAACTCTTTGTCTGCACTCTAGTGTAATTTGTATCTTAGAAATAACAATagtataaatacatgaaattaatcttttttggttatttaatgatttttcagcttcttaaatgtgaatattttccagtttctctcattattcagcttcttaaatgtgaatattttctagtttctttgctccataaagaaagaaatcattcaaacggaatcattttggtttgtggacaataacaagacatttgagatcatcatttcgaggtttAGGAATCACTGaccaacattttctgatgttttatcaaccaaacaattaaatcaattaatcaggaaaataatcCTTCATTTTCTCCATCCATAGCTAACGTTTTAATTCTGAATATAGCAACAAAATTTAGAGACATCTGACAGTTTCTGAGATTTAATGGACCAAaactattaattgattaatcaagaaaatcgTTCACaggttaatcgattatgaaaataattgttagttgaaacaggtcatcaaaaaaactaaatttttcAACTTAACCTTTGAATACAAAGTCAAGTTTCTGAGAAGGAAATGTCACTGTTGatgctgtttatttaaaaaaaaaagaggcaaaaatcTGCCTGAGTCTCTCTGTAAGTAATTGCATGAATCAATGCTTTTATGCGATAAACAATATGTCTGCTTGTTAGACAGATCTACAGTTATCATTAAATGAGCATTTCGCTTCCATATTGACAGATTTGGAGGCTCTGACCTTGAGGCTCTTGGGCTGTTGGCGGACCTCCATGACGTGTTTGCGCCGcagctccctctccctcctcttgtTGTACTCCTGCTGGTTGGTGAGCTCGGTCTGGTGCTGCAGGCGGATCAGCTCGGCTCTCGTCCGCTGGATGGTGTTGAGCTGGCGGAACTCCAGCTCCTGCATGGACTCGTGGTGCCGCAGGAGCATGGCATGTTCCAGGTCCTTCTGGGTCTGACGCTTGTTCAGctcctgtttatttttgaaacgCCGAGACATGAAAAGAGATGAGACCGTCGGCAATAGAAAGCAATTTTAGTTGTTTAATAGCTAATCAGCATTTGTAATACCACattttccactggtcaaaaaaccaGGGGCCGTGGGAATCATTTTCCACTCACTTTCTTCTTTGATTAGTAAtgtttaatctcttttttaCGATATACACAGTGCTGCACATCAGTCTCAGACCATTCTGTGATGTTGGTCTTGTAtattaaaactgtaaatgtgtttaagaATTTTTCCAGGTTTGCCTTGTACCTCAATTGTTTTGCTTCATAACTCAGGGTTGCCTTACTACTTTTGTTGTTTCTGCACTGCAGCACAATGACAGTGAAGTTTCttgattttaataaatattCCTTATTTACAGCaacaaacagtttttttaatCAGCTTCTGCTACGATCGGCATTTCTTCTTGGTcatcttcattttttaaagCTTTACAAATTCATGCTTCATTTCACATCTCTTTCTCACTTTCTCATCTTCCAGTTGTTAACATCTAAATACCCatgaatgtttgtcacattaacctttttacttattttatttttatttagcaccttatttttttcttttagtgtcGAGTTTGTAAAGGGAACAGAAGTAAAAGCTACCAAAAAGGGACAACTACTCCATGGtattgatgttgttttcttcttcctcttaaCTAAAGCTAATTCAGGTGTAACGCGTTATATTGTATCAGCTTCTTGTTCACAAGGAACCAGCGTTTTGGGAGCACTGAAGCGGtaaaagttgtgtttccatgtggaaaAAGGCACAAATTAAGTGTGATAGTGATTTAACATGAAACCCAGCTTCTGTGCGTGGCAGAGACGACTGACCTCTCGCACCAAGTCCTGCTCGACATTGTGGCGAGACATCAAGATCCTCCGTTTGAACCTGCGACACTCCAGCTCCAGATACTGTCTCTGTCTGCGCTGCAGGTttgcctcctcctctgcctggaAGTGCTGGAAGTTCTCCTTCTGCTTGGACAACCATTCCTGCTTCTCCTTCTTAGGTGTCGACTGATTTTCATTCAGctcctaaggaggaaatattaCTAGTCACGGATTTAAATCGCACTGAGAGCAGGTTTGTTTGCTAGCAGCGAGTCAGTGGGAAGGAGAACTTCTAGAGCAAGAACAAAAATGAACTTATTTACCTCTTTGAGTTGTTCCTTGCGAAGTTTGTACTCCCGTTTTTGTGATTCTAAGAAGCTGTTGAGTTCCTTCTTCTGTTGACTCAGGATGTGCTGCTGGAACTTCTTTTCATCGTTGCTCACAGTTTTTGCCTGATGGAGAAAAAACGCAAAATACATCAGTTTGATCTTTGTTAAAACACGAGTTAATGGTCAATCGAGAGCAGAGGTCGTCAATTAAAGGTCCAGAGGAAATGTACTCAAGCCGAAGATTGGATTGGAAGTGCAGCTGTTTAAGTTTGATCtactgtgtatttaaatatgtttgtgtgtagtcAACAAgaaattcaaatcaaattaagTATAATTTAATAATAGTTCATTAAAAAGTAATATTGCAAATTTGACGTGAATGGGTTACAAAAATGCCTTTACCTGATAAATCACTCtaaatgcaaatataaaaataccTTCACGAGTTATTGTAAATGAATTATACTATAGTAAGTTCaaagataaacatttaaattaatcaaactaaatgtaattaaaaaataaagatttacattaataacattaagttaaaaaataacCTACTTATACCAAATTAAGTCAATCTTAATCTTTATTTACTCGTGTTTTGATTAAAACTGTGCCGTACATATTTGCCTTCTCAGATCAAACCAGGTGAGGTTACTTTTCTCTGATTATCTGATTGTCTTTgataatgtcataaaatgtttaaatactgctctgaaagaaagaaataccaGGAATCTTCAGTGTGAAGCTGCAAATCTGTCAGTCCTAAAAATATTCcacaataatttgtttttttaaacaaaagaatGGATTTAGGAAACTGAAACACTAAAGTGCTTTTACTCTGAAACAGGAATTGTTGGATTTGTGGCATATGCAACACACAGCAATGTTGAAACTGCGACAACAGATAATTTCCTTCGTTTAAGTTGATGTGAAACGAACATGATTGGTAAAAAATAGACGAGAAAAGTATAAGCAGCGCGACtgctgtgatcatgtgacgtagacgtgTTATATCTACTGTGGCTCCAATTCAATGATATGATTGGTCTTACATTTTATAATGATTCAAAGAAAGAGATCCAAGGCCAAATCTGGACCGGAGTCCACCCTTTAGTGAGCCCTAATCTATAAGGAGGAGATAGATGAGAGAAAATCATACATCTTTCTCCATGGACGCCTGGTGCTTCTTGATGAGTTTCTCCATCTCCTGGGCAAAGCTGTTCCTCTGGTTCTCCAGCTCCTTGTCCAGACGCAGCCGGTGCTCGTCCATCTCGGCCTTTAGCTTGTTCTCCAGGGCCATCAGCTGTTTCTGGTGCTGCCGTCTCATGCGCTTGTAGCCTAAGATCTGCTCTCGTAGCTCAGAGTCCTGCTCGTGCTCCTTAATCTGCCGAGTGAGCTGGTGAACAGAAGACGACACGGGAGTGAGTTTGTGAGGAAAACAGTAGAAATGTGAGGTA encodes:
- the taok1a gene encoding serine/threonine-protein kinase TAO1; amino-acid sequence: MPNSTRAGSLKDPDIAELFFKEDPEKLFTDLREIGHGSFGAVYFAQDARTNEVVAIKKMSYSGKQSTEKWQDIIKEVKFLQRIQHPNSIEYKGCYLREHTAWLVMEYCLGSASDLLEVHKKPLQEVEIAAITHGALQGLAYLHSHNMIHRDIKAGNVLLTEPGQVKLADFGSASIACPANSFVGTPYWMAPEVILAMDEGQYDGKVDIWSLGITCIELAERKPPLFNMNAMSALYHIAQNESPMLQSSEWTDYFRNFVDSCLQKFPQDRPNSEELLKHAFVQRERPESVLMDLINRTKDAVRELDNLQYRKMKKILFQEAHNGPTNEAQDEEEEPEHNVSRTGTVNSVGSNQSIPSMSISASSQSSSVNSLTDAGDDKSEVGIEGDHTVMSNSSVIHLKPEQETYNPETEPHANRPTEPQSPPAHTPRPKRNREHFATIRTASVLTRQIKEHEQDSELREQILGYKRMRRQHQKQLMALENKLKAEMDEHRLRLDKELENQRNSFAQEMEKLIKKHQASMEKDAKTVSNDEKKFQQHILSQQKKELNSFLESQKREYKLRKEQLKEELNENQSTPKKEKQEWLSKQKENFQHFQAEEEANLQRRQRQYLELECRRFKRRILMSRHNVEQDLVREELNKRQTQKDLEHAMLLRHHESMQELEFRQLNTIQRTRAELIRLQHQTELTNQQEYNKRRERELRRKHVMEVRQQPKSLKSKELQIKKQFQDTCKIQTRQYKALRNHLLETTPKSEHKAVLKRLKQEQHRKLAILAEQYDHSINEMLSTQALRLDETQEAQCQSLRMQLQQELELLNAYQSKIKMQTDAQHEREKKDLEQRVSLRRALLEQKIEEEMMSLQNERLERIRSLLERQAREVEAFDSESMRLGFSNMVLSNMSPEALSHSFPGGSGSWSHHHHQHHHHHQHASPGSSQGSHWSGSGSGSGSSHHLHYHSSPGGASMQQSWGPSVQGSGGPPPWGHPMSRSSVSSSGGVQNSPQAMGRTPSGGRGEQGMSRSTSVTSQISNGSHLSYT